One genomic segment of Paenibacillus thermoaerophilus includes these proteins:
- a CDS encoding IS3 family transposase, whose protein sequence is RFYNNERLQAKLNGLSPMEFRTKAA, encoded by the coding sequence CCGTTTTTACAATAACGAGCGATTACAGGCAAAACTAAACGGCCTCAGTCCCATGGAATTCAGGACCAAGGCCGCTTAA